CTTGCACAGGAGAGTAGCTGACTTTGCGCTGCACTCCAGGAGAAGAGCCCTTGAGTAAGCGAGAATGAGGACCACGTCTGACCTAAAAGGTTGGTGTTTTTTTCGGAATCTAGATCTGCTAGTGTCAGTGAAAGCTGCCAACATCCTTCTAATGGCTTGTCTGTTGGTTTTTAAGAAAGCCAGATAGGCATtagatgtgtatgtgagatggGACATTGCAGCATCATGTTTTAATACAAACAAAATACATCAAATATACCACCTTTAAGTGTATGTGCATCGTTAATCATGTAGAGCTCTAAAAGTCACGGATATCGTTACTTTTTGGAGAATTTGAAGCAGTCCTAGTTGCGTGCAAACAGCGGGCACAATGGAAACTTGGAGAGCGCGTCGGAGCCAACAGCTGCTAGAAATCACGGGCAGGTTTACCTTGAAGTCTTTGCGCAGTCCGCAGTGGCCTAActtaatcatttaaaaatgatGCCTGTGTGAATGAAACGCCAAGGCTCAACATTGTATTCACATGGATGTGTTGTAGCCGCGCTACCTAATTAGCAGTCCATCTAGGTGTAGCGTTACATAACATCGACTAACTGGGACTCCTCCGTCATAAATAGATCGGTAGTACTTGGGGCCATCAGGCAGTTCACATCTCCCTCATTTCAATAAAAATGAGGGTGGTGGAAAGGATCAAAGAGGGTTAGTGCACATTGCCTGAACGCCAGGAGTTATCCAGGTCCCACCGACAACCTTTGCTGTGCGTGGCGAGAATTAATTGCACGGCTTAGACTTCGTACTTTTCCAGGGCCGGCTTATTTTCCTTGGCTCCCGTCTCCCTTAGCGAGTGACTCTCCCTGACTTTTGTGAATCGCAGTGGGGAGCATGCATCATCCGActccctgttttctctctttttgggTCAGCAAGAAAGGGGAGTCGATGCGAGCTTTTATACTGTTGTGTTCTCACACAGGCTTTTGCAGGTCACCTGtagcttagtgtgtgtgtgtgtgtaagacagagcgagagaaagggagaagggggggaagCGGGGGCTCTGAATTTATGGAATGCCTAAACCcctggtttgtttttgtgtgtgtgatcccactGTTTCCCAATAAGAAAGCTAATAGTTTGCAAAGAAAAGATTACAAACAACATGAATGAAGTTGTTTAAAGTTTAAGCAATGGGTATTATTTTAATGTCTGTATAATCAATTAGGCTACTGCTGGAACAAGCTAGGCTTTGAGAGGGGATGTTGACATATTAAAAGGTTGCCTACGTGGTGTCATATGTGATAAGAAACGTGAGTGGAAACCTATGTAATTTTTTACGCAATGTAGGCAAATGACAAACTACTCAGTAAGAACACATAGTTCTGCTCAGCTGGTGCGTGAGaaggtttttttctctttggctGACGCAGCTGATCGTAGGGCGGGGAGTTAACGATATTTAACTCGCCGGGACTCCTGGCAGAGAGCACCCTCTTCTGATTCGCTCACCCGGTGGGGGTGCCGCCTTGCAGACAGCGCTTGAATGGCCTCTGCCTGACACGCATACGTATAGTATTTACGTCACGTCACGCCCCTGACAAACCAACGTAGATGCCTAATTAGCATGCGCTGCCTCCGCCCCCGCGTCCATATAAACGTCGAGGCACACGACTGGAGTTCAGTTAGAGCTTTTGATTTTGGGCATCCATCCAGCTGTGGAAAACTACAGCCATGACAATCATCACAGGTAGCGGAGCTCCCGAAATGACTTACTCCAAAACGCGAGGAGTAGTAGCAGTTCTTAGTGGTAGGCTTTCCTTGACAATGAATCCACTTCGAGTTCTAAAAAAGCGATCGGGATGAATGCAATTAACacttgttgctctctctcttgttgtcttCCTCTCATCCAGCTTTCATGAAACAGAGAAGAATGGGGTTGAACGATTTCATTCAGAAGCTTGCCACAAACTCCTATGCATGCAAGCAGTAAGTAGCATCAAAGCCTATTCAGACGTTTTCTCCACATTTTGTAAAACAGATGCTTCAGAGAAATTCCATAGACACTTTTCTTCTCTGATGTTGCACTTTTTAACAAGACAGATGCATTTCAAGTGTCAGTCAGTGGCAGTGCCATCGTGGAATTCCTGTGATTACTGAATTCCTGTAAAGTTGTTGTAATCTGAGTGCTTTTTGCTTCTTCACAGTCCAGAAGTGCAGTCCATACTAAACCTGACCCCCCCTCAAGATCCAGAACTTATGAACACCAACCCCTCCCCTCCAGTAAGTAAAGTGCATGgacataagagtgtgtgtgtctttgtgtatatatgtttatgtgagtAAGCgagtgtgcctgtctgtgtatgtggatgcTGTGGCCTAAGTGTGTCTGTCCACACactgactcctctctctctctctccctcctgcagcCTAGTCCCTCACAGCAGATTAACCTGGGCCCCTCGTCAAACCCCACAGCCCATCCCTCAGACTTCAACTTCCTCAAGGTCATCGGCAAAGGCAGCTTTGGCAAGGTCCTGCTGGCGCGTCACCGTAGCGACGACAAGTTCTACGCTGTCAAAGTCCTGCAGAAGAAGGCCATCCTTAAGAAGAAAGAGGTACTGATGACTAATAAACCTCATAGCAAACGGACATTCCTTTTACCATGTTAGAGCTGTGGTTAACCTATAGTAACCTACTTGTGGCTCCCCCAcgtttttttattcagaaagaTAGAGCAGGTTTTCATGCCGGTTAATTAAGACAGTACTACTCACTGATCCATTTATTAGGACAATGCATGTTTGATTCCCTTGCAAATAATCGTTCAGAGACCAAATCCAAAGGGCACCATATACTGACAATGTAAACAGTAAGGACAGGGGGTGTAGGGGGAGGGTATTATGTGACTGACATTGATTGCTTatgctctgacctctgacccctgtaTGCAAACCTCTgaccctctgtgtttgtgtgtgggtttcaggAGAAGCACATCATGTCTGAACGGAATGTCCTCCTAAAGAATGTGAAACACCCGTTCTTGGTCGGGCTGCACTACTCCTTCCAGACCACAGACAAACTCTACTTCGTCCTGGACTACATCAACGGAGGAGAGGTATGGAGCGCTTCAGTCTGATGAATGAAAGCAACGAGTttactgatagagagagagagggagagaaaaagtcaACGACACAGAGAGTGCGATAGAGAGTAGTGCCTTTGATGTTTATTTTGGTTTTGCTGTTTGTTTAGTTAGTAAATTGTTATTTGCTGTTTTTAAGTGGTGTCTCTATGGTATGCTTTTGTTACCATACCAGTAGATTTAGTTTGATTGTTTGAGTGACATAAAtggatgaatagagagagacacagtgagacagagagagagagagagagagagagaggtcatgtGATTATTGCTGGGGCGAGGGTGAATTTTtcgggggacagaggaggaagtgtGAGCGAGACAGTGTGTctgacagagaagacagagaatggatagacacacacaaagacatagagcggagagagagagagagagaaagacagatggacagagagaggaaatccTATCATGCGAAGACCAGGAGaatgtgttgtctctctctttctctctgtcagtagAGGGGAAATTCACCTCAGGAAATCGTCGGGCGTGTtgagggggctgggggggggagTTGGTTGGAAGAGCAGCCCGATTTAGCATCCATCTATCAGCTGAAAATGGAAGCTGACTGTTGGGGTGGGTCAGGGGTTAGCTTTTAAACAGTGCTCACGCCTCATTTCCTGTGATTGTTTCATGGCTGAAAAAAAGAGCCATGATTAAGTACAGCAGGCAACAGagtctaatctctctctctcccgttctctctctctttgtttctctccacctccagctGTTCTACCACCTGCAGAGGGAGCGGTGCTTCCTGGAGCCTCGCGCGCGTTTCTACACGGCGGAGATCGCCAGTGCTCTGGGCTACCTGCACTCGCTCAATATCGTGTACCGCGACCTCAAGCCCGAGAACATCCTGCTTGACTCGCAAGGCCACATCATCCTCACCGACTTCGGCCTGTGCAAGGAGAACATAGAAACCAACGGAACCACGTCCACGTTTTGCGGCAcgccagaggtgtgtgtcaaAGCATCGTAAACTTCATGTGTTGTCACGGCAACAAGCATGTTAGAGTTACTGTGAGCCACATACAGTATAGCAGGATGACACAAAAAAGaggatttttgtttttcaaaaaacaTGTTTAGCATAGTTACTCAGTGTATATCAGTAGTTGGGACCGGTAACCATTCAAAAGTAGCAATCTTCTACTGAACAATCAATGGTTGTTTGACATAattctctatttctttttccCTTGTCAGTATTTGGCACCAGAGGTGTTACACAAGCAGCCGTATGACCGCACGGTGGACTGGTGGTGTCTGGGAGCTGTGCTGTACGAGATGCTTTACGGCCTGGTGAGGATATGCCATTGCCCATTTGGGTTGGATATTCCAACAGCAAACACTAGGGGGCGGTGTGGGGTCTAAGGTGTGCTATTCTGACAGTGTACACTAGGGGGCAAACTGGAGCACAGGGTAAAGCTGAGTCACATGCCATAGGGCTTATAGAAACTCAGCAAAATTTAAGGGATTTTAAATATACTTAATCGGATTTCCCACAGATTCTGTGAACCGACTCAATTGAGGTGGACTTGCCCTTTGCCCTAGTATTTAGCACATGGTGAACTATACCTAAAGCTGAAACTTTTAAAGTTATTGTATAAGTTCAAGTGTGCAGCAGTTTTTCTGATCTTTTATCATGTGGTACAATATAGAGTAATGTGGAATAGCACACCGTAgaatacactacactacacaataTACTACAGttaacatgcatacatgcatgtaaTTATGCATGAGAATCTGTAAGTCAGTGTTCGGGTGGTAACTGGGTTTGTGTTGCCTGTGCAGCCTCCTTTCTACAGTCGCAACACGGCGGAGATGTACGATAACATCCTGCACAAGCCCCTGCAGCTTAAGCCCAACATATCCAACGCAGCACGCCACATACTGGAGGGTCTCCTGCAGAAGGACCGCACCAAGAGAATCGGCTGCACAGATGACTTTgtaagtttgagtgtgtgtgtgggggggggtgtctttTGGATGAACACTTTGAGATTCAATGTACTGTTTGTATTGGATTGtaaccaatctctctctctctctctctttgtctttgtctttgtctttgtccacAGACGGAAATCAAGAACCACATGTTTTTCTCCCCTATCAACTGGGATGACCTGAATGCCAAGAAGATCACCCCTCCCTTTAACCCCAACGTGGTACGTTCCTAAGGCTTACATATTCACAAAGCTCATCTTGAAACAATAGTTATTGTCAGTGGCACTCAAAACAGTATCAACCCTTTGTTTTGTTGTCCATACCTCTGAACGTGGTTGTcaccatttctttctcttccccagACGGGTCCTAGCGACCTTCGGCACTTTGACCCAGAGTTTACCGACGAGCCCGTGCCCAGCTCCATTGGCTGCTCCCCCGACAGCTCCCTGGTGACGGCCAGCATCAAAGAGGCTGCCGAGGCCTTCCTGGGCTTCTCCTACGCGCCCTCCATGGACTCATATCTGTagcacggaaacacacacacacacacacacacacacacacaaacacatgtggacCTGTACCCCCACATCACCAACGGACTCCCCTTGCTTGTAGCGCTTCCCTCCATCGTTGTCTATGTGGAGGACATATCTGTCCTTCTAGTCATTGCCATGGAAAAGATCGCATCAGCTTGGATAATGGACTACTAACTATTGGAAACAcaacctcaacccccccccctccatccctggAATGAAGATATTTGCACATGGCTTTAGGCAGCTCAACTAGCTCTCTTAGCCAATGGGGGCCTTTAAATATGGCAACTGAGAAGactctcttcctcatcatcatcatcatcatcatcgtcgtcgtcataGTTACCCCTCTTTCTAGGATTCCATGACGCCGTTGTAGAATGTCACTATATCCAATGGAGGGATAGACAGACGGAGATGCGAACAtaatggagaagagaggaacaatgcttatgtgtttgttcttttcgtttttactgtttctgttgttcagcgtgtttgtttgtttgttgtgcagACGAGAGGAGGGCGGCCGGAGTGTTAGTGTtacacagggtgtgtgtctgtgtgtctgaacgGTGCCTTCTCCGGCCACCTGTCACCCTCCTGCCCAGGCTGAAATCACACAAACTCTGTATTTATGTTTCCTTGttgacattgttgttgttgttgttgttgtcatagttgtcattgttttattttaaatgatcACATGACCTGGTATTTAGGTCTGGTGATCGTCCGTCATATTGGAGGGCATTCTGTAGTTTGTTGGTCTGTTGTCTTGTCACCCAGTGATAGCTGACATGGCTGTCTGTTGCCGTGGCTATGTGTACTGTGTGGTCAGCAGTTGTCGCTTGGTGAGATCCATGAGAAACGcacatatttgttttgtttgttttcggttattttttggttgggaagttcagCCTTCATTTAAATGACTGTAAGCAGGCGGGTGAGAGGTGATGCTGCCTCGCTTGTGTACATAGGGACTCGCTGGACAAAAGGATGTCAGAACGAGAAGCCGACCGATCAGACCAGTCACCTTAGTCTTCCAGCCACCTCTATGATGTAATAATAGGGTTCAGACGTGCATTCCCACATTCTGGACCATACATTCCATTTAATATACACATGTTCCACTATTTAagtttgtttgtatatttccAGTCCGTGTACTAGTTTTATTGTATATGgaacagatatatatatatataaatatatagttaTAAAACTGACAAAAGGTATGCTTGTATGTAACGATTACTGTCAAATGTACTGTAAAGTTGTAAAATGTTTGATCTATGTGACCTTGTATGGTTTGCAATAAAAGTTGAATGTTATTTTCCCCAAAGCTTTGCATTCTCTGTCAGATTTTGTGGTGTTACATTTTCAGAGCTTGTAGGGTCATTAGGATTGgaccaaacaggaagtgttttTGGTGAAGAGCGGAGTTTCATAAGAGAATTCTTTCACCACCACCTTAATCCCCCCAGGGTCATGACCTCTGCGGCTTACTATCACAGACTAATTGCACAATGCTAAGCTGCATGCTGAGATTCTTGACATTAAAACAGGAAATCAGGTTCTCATGAATCTGaatccacagacacagacccattCTCCTGGATGCAGGATTGCTCAAGTTTGGGTCACGGGACTGTTGCTGTTGTGATGACCCAACCCCCCGTGCTCCACTTTCGGACGAGATGGACCCTGaccccatgtgtgtttgttcacaggGGCTGAGAGTGCGTCATGACttacgcaacacacacacattgacgcATGGGtgctctgtaacacacacacacaaacacaataaccgGCATCATCAATAGGACACACAAAGTCACTGAACCACATCATAGATAGTCACGGAAATTATGGTAATAGATTGATTATAACTGGCAGTATGCCATGGTTCtgtgaaacacaggcacatgcagtGACTGATGAAGAAGAACTATGCATGACATGCAGCTTGACAACCTGAACTGCCAACTCTGGTATTTCCCCACAGGAGAGTTTCCTGCAATGCCATGTGGAAACTAAACTATTTAACGGTAGAACATTtcaacacagacgcacagaagTAAATCCAACTGACAGAACAGTCAGCTGAAGTAGTGTGCAATCAGTGTTTTGAAAGAatactcacagactcacacacacactttcacaaggTCACACATTTCATAAAGGGTCATACATTTATATACTCACATGCACAtgttcatacactcacacacatatttacacacacatttaaatgatacacacatacgctcatgcacacacacgcacgcatgcacgcgcacgcacactcacactttttTCACACTCTTGCTCATTCAATAGGAACACACCCAACCAAAGAGCATTTGAACAGCATGTCCtcccaatatacacacacacccatataatactgaacacacacccatccacacccacagtcacaaacatagaataacaaaaatgcacacttgatgcacattcacacacatacacacacacacactttaataacGCTCAGTTTCTACCAGCGTTGACCAGCGAACACAATGAAAATGCTTGGACATGTTAAAGACATGCGTTGGACTGTTTGAAAGTTGTACTTAAGGGCACTCTTACCTGAGCAactatagagaaagagagagagagagagagagagagagagagagagagagagagagaaaaaaaagagagaaaagggggacaGGTGATGGTTATTCAGCATCTTAACACTTGTCCTGATAACAGAGAGTTATACATTGGGCCTGACTGACCTGGAGTTAATTAGGTCAGATTTAAGAAGCCACTTGCTATAAGGCCTTatttgcagaaacacacacacacacacacacacacacacacacacttagggagagaaagagagtctgtTTTGAGAGGGTTGTACAACGTATTCAATGCTTCAGAAATATTATGACTCTACAGTCTCATGGCAATACATTTACTTTGGATTAAAGttaattgagagagagattgagagggagagagatagagagagagagagagagagagaaaagggggacagagggagaaacccagagagagagtcattcaAGGGTGACAGCAAACTTTAAGAGCCACTTCAGTTGAAATGACAGTGCTGATACCCACCCCATTGGCAGGAGCAGAGCAATTAGTCAGAGCTGGAGACTGACAGCCCCTGACAGCTGACTTTCTGCACTGATATATGTTGCACGCCCCTcgccctcccccacacacacacacacacagtctctctgtctctgccctcaCCTCACTCCTACACAAgctgtctttctgtctacgtTGCCCACTGTCTTGAAATGACACCCTACACACAAGGGAAAGTGACACAAATATATGGAATTGTGTTGCCATCTGGTGGTAAGATTGGGAATTGCAGTGGTACACTCGCACCAAACCCCTTCATGTTTAGTGTTGAATTACCTAGTTAAGTTTAGTGTTAAAAATGAATGTATGCAGAGACTCGGAGACAATCAAGGGTTGGCTACCATAAACCATACCAAAAGACGATGGAGAAATGAAGATGGAGATCTGCTTCATACTTCTCATGTAAAGGTGTTGCATGGAGTGTAAAATCACCTGACCAGGACCACCATCGAATGCAAACTAAGACTGTGATCTACATGTTCAGCTTTCAGGAGACTGCACACAATCAAACCTCATGTGTCAGAGGATGGCATTTAGTGCACCGCCTCTCGTCTGCCAttcaaaaagtaatcaaatgtagcAAGtaacattactttgatgaagtaattcaAATAGTTACATTTCTTCTTAAATTTTTATCAGGGGAAAaagtaatctgtaacctattacattttAACAATAACCTTCCAAACCCTGTTTATAACTAAATGCCATATTTCTTTACACATAGAGGAGAACAACAACTCCACAGAAATTGGCTGTTGATCtcagaattgcagactgcacctttaaccaAAGAGGAGAACAGTGACGGGGAACAGAGAAGTTTCTGGAAGGAAGAGTCTCAGCTCTGGGTGTGTACACCGGGAGTTCATTTAGAAGATAAAAGCGATGCTAAGAAATAGCCACAAGGAATAATAATATCAGAACAGGTAAGAAAGGGTATGAAAAGGTATGGCACAATATAGTGCTTGTATCATATTCACAATATAGTGCTAGTATCATATTGATATGTCAATATTAGACTGATGTGTCATGTAGTGGCCTACGCCGGTTGATATTACTGACATGGTTGGTAGACTGTAGTCTTGATGAGGTTCTCATGGTCTGTTTTTctttatgtgcatgtttgtgaaaaTTAGGTAAACCTCCAAGCCTGTCTAACAATCTGTCTTTGGCATTTCCTGATGTCCCTACTTAAAAAAAGACGACCAATTGATGGAGAAATGAAAAGTGAAATGGAGGCTCCTGCATCTCTTGGAAACAGGGCTTCTGTTCTGTGAAGCCCTGTTTAGTCACAACTCCTTGCCCGAAACTGCAAGTCAATCAGTTGGTGCAGATTCATTTTTGATGCTATTTTACGATAAAAATGTTGTGAGTGAGAATCAACAAGAACATTGCAAACAAATCAAAATACAGAGTAATCCTAGGAAGGCACATTAGAACCAAACACAAGGAATTCAAAAAG
Above is a genomic segment from Clupea harengus chromosome 15, Ch_v2.0.2, whole genome shotgun sequence containing:
- the sgk1 gene encoding serine/threonine-protein kinase Sgk1; the protein is MEHSGVAEAMRLEQSTDKQVFSFKKCSAFQFVKRKVRRWIRNSKVTAEKNPSLGFLYPCPKCQMGQELWYTHFPSPYGCCHYPPGGFYLPEEPLTPPCPREKSKGCKVRKWKMLSRHHGDGKPKSVGTCREADLEWPLHSPMLLGNPVLQECCVCSGPFITYSHEEAWQPRQRAQAMDLYYHGDPDPETYCCPNDSTFMKQRRMGLNDFIQKLATNSYACKHPEVQSILNLTPPQDPELMNTNPSPPPSPSQQINLGPSSNPTAHPSDFNFLKVIGKGSFGKVLLARHRSDDKFYAVKVLQKKAILKKKEEKHIMSERNVLLKNVKHPFLVGLHYSFQTTDKLYFVLDYINGGELFYHLQRERCFLEPRARFYTAEIASALGYLHSLNIVYRDLKPENILLDSQGHIILTDFGLCKENIETNGTTSTFCGTPEYLAPEVLHKQPYDRTVDWWCLGAVLYEMLYGLPPFYSRNTAEMYDNILHKPLQLKPNISNAARHILEGLLQKDRTKRIGCTDDFTEIKNHMFFSPINWDDLNAKKITPPFNPNVTGPSDLRHFDPEFTDEPVPSSIGCSPDSSLVTASIKEAAEAFLGFSYAPSMDSYL